GAGGGAGCAATGCTTCTGTAACACTTGAGCTATGAGAACAGCTTTGAGCAAAGTCCTGCGCAATTTACTCATTTTACCTGTCCTCTCATTAgcaaaatgaattatttttattgaaaaaagaagttgcttgcacatgcatttaaaaaaaaaaaagtccatagAGTGCTTCATACTCAGTTTAGAAGATGGAACTAATAAATTGATGCTTTCTCATAGGCTGGTGATGGACCCGATCCAGAAATAACACACAACTTAGCTAACAGAGAACATTCCCATTGTAAAACTGGAGCACAAATAGCAAGCACAGCACCAAAAGATGACACAGAAACTTTCCAAATGGCagagggagaaggcagaagtTGTGTCCTGTACTCCCTGTAGCTCCAGACCCATGAGTCGATGTCAGAATTGAAAagggggtgaggtggggggtATTTTCCCCTCACGCTTTTCCAGACTTAGTACTTCAGGCTGTGCGCAGTCCACCTGGGCTTGGCATGAATGTTCCCAGCACTAGACTTTGCAAGTGGCACCCTGATGTGTATCTGCACGGTTAAAGTCTGGGTTCCTTTGTGCAAGGACAGGCTGTACACATTCTGGAAAGGAGAGGAATTAACAGATAAGCCACAGCTCTATAATGCGTAGAGCAAGCCGTAACTTCTAATACGGTTCTTATTTATGAGAAACATGGCTCTTCCTATTTCATGGTTTAGCCTGCTCACACTTGGTCACACCAAGTAAAACCTGAGCAgggcagtattttaaattagaCTGAGTTAGTGGCACTTTTAACCTCTGAAACTTAACACTTCTTAACTCTGCTTTCACAGGTAAAGTGAGTTAAATCCCTAACAGTAGCAGATTATATAGAATAAGATTAGAAATTCCTGCTCGTAAGCAAGGAAAGTATCGTAACGTGAAACAAGGGTTTGTAACAACGTTTAGTGCTGGTTTTCTGACTAGTTGTTCCCCATCTATCCATTGCCTGCGCGGCCAGGTCCCGCTGAGCTCCTGACAcgagggcagagggaagggaaggcgTAGAGGCTGGAGGTGCTCAGGCCCTCGGCCGCCTAGTAGTTAATTTATTTATCTGTGCTTCATCAAGCCAGTTATGGCCCGAGCACAGAGAAGGGGCTTGGCGGAGCCCGAACTCTGCTAATAAAGAGTTCTGGGAGttaaacagcaggaaaagaaaggaggcaAACGGCAGAGGAAGGGCTGGTGGCGGCTGCCCCTCAGGCACGGGAGGGCCCGCTCGCCTCTCCGCAGCCGCTGGGCGACCGGCCGGCAACCGCGCCgggggagctgcagccccgGCACCGAGGGCCACGGCCGGCGCTGAGGGGGCCCGGCCTGAGGCGGGtgccgccccgcccggcccctcAGGGCGGGAAGCGCCGTCCCcctgccgcccgcccccgccttGTAGCGGCTGCTGCGCGCCGCGCCGCCTGAGCGCCGCTGCCCGCCATGGGCCGGCCCCTCGgcccctcgccgccgccgccgtaGCCCGCCGGGATGAGCCCCTGGCCGCAGTGCCAGCGCCACCCCAACGGCACCGAGCCCGGCGCCATGGGGCAGCGGGGCAACGGGAcggggcgggcggcggaggGCTGCAGCACCGTCTCGGTGGCGTTCCCGCTGACCATGATGATCACGGGCATCGTGGGCAATGccctggccatgctgctggtCTCCCGCAGCTACCGGGCGAAGGACAGCCGGAGGAAGCGGTCCTTCTTGCTGTGCATCGGCTCCCTGGCCCTCACCGacctgctggggcagctgctgacCAGCCCCATCGTCATCTCCGTCTACCTGTCCAACCGCGCCTGGGATGCCGTGGACCCCTCGGGCCACCTCTGCACCTTCTTCGGCTTCAGCATGACTGTCTTTGGCCTCTGCCCACTCTTCATCGCCAGCGCCATGGCTGTGGAGAGGACGCTGGCCATCCGCGCACCCCACTGGTACGCCAGCCACATGAAGACGCGGGTGACGAAGGCGATGCTGCTCAGCATCTGGCTGGCCGTGCTGGCCTTTGCCCTGCTGCCCATCGCCGGCCTGGGCCGGTACACGCTGCAGTGGCCCGGCACGTGGTGCTTCATCAGCACCGCCGACAGCCGGCTCACCGGGAGCCTCTTCTTTGCCTCCACCTTCGCAATCCTGGGGCTCCTCTCCCTCGTGGTGACAGTGGCATGCAACCTGGCCACCATCAAGGCCTTGGTATCACGTTGTCGAACCAAAGCGACTACGTCGCGCTCCAGCAAGCAATGGGGGCGAATCGCCATGGAGACACTGATCCAGCTCTTGGGGATCATGTGTGTCCTCTCAGCCTGTTGGTCACCGCTGCTGGTAGGTCACTTGCCACCCGCCACGGGCTAACCTCAGGCGTCCGCCCTCCCTCTCGtcaggcaggaggtggggggggggcaccaGCCATTCAGGTCCCTCACGGACAGCGTGGCCGTGAATGGCCCAGAGGGAAGAAAGcggggatggggacagagcCCGTGGGATGTCAGGTGTGGGAAGCTGGCAGGAGAAAAGCTGGGGGAGGCCCGAGAGGGTAGCCAAAATGCGGCATGTTtggaaaaataagacaaaggAACTGAAGTCCAGAGGAAGGGCGTTGAGGAAAACAAGGGTCTTGCACAGAGGAGAAGGGCAGGATGCGAGGAGATCATGGGTCTGAAAGCAGGGTGCTGAAGTCGGCAGTGCTCGTAACGCAGAGCCATAGGTACCAGGCAGGTTTGGAGGGGGGCGGGAGCGGCTGGGCAGGAGCGGGCACCGGCAGCAGGGAGGACACACTGTGCCCCTGCCCGGCACTTTGTACCTGCTTGGCAGCGCCCTTGGGGTCTGaaggtgacaggacaaggggaacCTAAACTGCTTGTGCCTCATTTAGAGGAACCTGTGAAGAAGTTTATCAAGACCTTACTGTGGTGGAGCCCTGTGCTCATGCcatttatgattttttatttgctcCTATCCTGTAGCAAAACTTACTTCAGTGCTTTATGAGAAAAGGTGTGACTTGTGACTTTGAGAGTGCCTTCTGGTTTTCAGCAGATTGCTCGCTGTGTCTTACTTCAGGCAGCATTCTGGGCTTCTTGTTTCTGGTGTTCTAGATGACCCTTGCATTTCTTTCCACTATGTTGTTATTCCTCACTCATGCCCTTTCTTGTCAAACTGAGGCAAACCCCTCCTCGTGATTTAGCCTCAATCCATGTCTCTTTCTGCCATGTGGGACAAGGGCACACCCGGGAGTCCAGTACCCCATGTACAAAGGCCAGCTTATTCAGAGGATAGTATGAGTTTTGAAAAGTTTCTGCTTGGGATTCATAAGCAGAAAAGGGCTGAAGTAGTGGTAATGTTGGAAGTTATGTGAAAGGTACTTTATGGCCGGAGGACTTTTCTTCCTTGTTGCACACCAAGAAGTTGAGCTCTTGTAAATGAGGCTGTGACAAAAGTAATGGCTGACAATGGTAATGGTCGATGGGGATGAGGTAATAATAGCAAACAATTTAATTTAG
Above is a window of Falco biarmicus isolate bFalBia1 chromosome 11, bFalBia1.pri, whole genome shotgun sequence DNA encoding:
- the PTGER3 gene encoding prostaglandin E2 receptor EP3 subtype, with protein sequence MSPWPQCQRHPNGTEPGAMGQRGNGTGRAAEGCSTVSVAFPLTMMITGIVGNALAMLLVSRSYRAKDSRRKRSFLLCIGSLALTDLLGQLLTSPIVISVYLSNRAWDAVDPSGHLCTFFGFSMTVFGLCPLFIASAMAVERTLAIRAPHWYASHMKTRVTKAMLLSIWLAVLAFALLPIAGLGRYTLQWPGTWCFISTADSRLTGSLFFASTFAILGLLSLVVTVACNLATIKALVSRCRTKATTSRSSKQWGRIAMETLIQLLGIMCVLSACWSPLLITMLKMIFSHTSFEHCKGFSDEAQSSELHKECNFFLTAVRLASLNQILDPWVYLLLRKILLQKFCQAASAVSKCSNNEWKERSITLSEEIRRTAA